TTGATATGCCCACATGGGAGGAGCACGAGCTTGCAGAGGATAGATTCTCCTCCAGATAAAAGCAGCAATGAGGTGAATACCCGTCACCTTCAGTTGGGGTGTCTCCATGAGAGATAAGACTTGGGCCATTAGAGTTTCGACTTCTTCGCCCTCTGTCCCACTCAATTTGTGGCTCCAGGCCGCCGTCTTCTTTACGGAAGATGTTGCGGAGAATTCAGGAAGACTGAAGCCGCGCCCCTCGGCTGGCGCGTCCATGACATAAAACCACTTCGACCTCCATCGACGGAGAGGCTCCCTCTCTCGGAGGTCGAAGaatttggcatttgcatgAACTTGAATATCTATGCAACCGATTGCGTCTTTTCCTTGACGCTTGATCGTGAACATCTTCTTCCAAAGACCCAAATGTGGGCTTATCCTGAGGAAGCATTCACATAGCGTCACGAAGCACGCAATGTGAAGATAGGAGTTGGGAGAAAGATTGTGAAGTTGAAGCCCATAGGCCAAGAGCAAGCTACAAAGAAAGTAGTGAACCGGGAAAGCTGGACCACGGGTGATAAAATCATAGTGCACTTCTTGCTCTCCGTGCATAGGACGAGGGGTTACCTCCTCGCTGAGGAATCGCACATGTCCAGGACGCGAGGACAGCAAtccttcctcttgcatggcGGCAACCTTCTCGCGATTCATGGCAGACAACGGCCAGGCGTCCGTGGTTTTCTTGCTTTTCCCCATCTCACTGGGTCGAAAGTTTTCTTGTCGTTAGCAGAGAACGCTAAGGGTTATTGGCTATGGAAGCTAAAACTTTGGGCGTCTGAGCTCTGTTcgcggggaggaagaagggttaaACTGATTTGTCCTACCTCCGTTTATATGCTTACTTTAGCAGAAAATCCGGGCCGCACGATTTCGTTCGTGGCCACGTGTTCCGCATCAGCCGGAATATGAAACGGCAAGGATGGAAATAACCGCCCTCTTCATGGGCACGGGGATCAATGAGATCATCATTGTGTCTTGTTTACTGCGCGAAGTGCGATTGTTTCTCCACTGGCGCCCGCCAACAGTGCATCTAGTTGTCAGGCTAGACTGCGCACCCAGTCAAATCGGCTGACCAAAACGGCTCTTCACCTTCAACAGGTACGTCATCCATGACGAAATCTGACTCAAATATTATGACTCAAAACTATCTTTCATACAGGATAATTGAGTTTTGCTATCAGACATTAAGGCTCATCTCAAGCCTCACCTGTAAATACAAGGACTCTCAGTCGAGTCGCTTACTGGCCAGCGGTTGGTTTCTTTTAATTAGAGACTTCGCACAGTCTGCTTTTGGGTTACCTTTACCTAAACGGGTAAAACCAAGCTGACAATCATGACATAAAGAGTCGACTTCCTACAGTCGACACAACTGAGTCACGCCAGCTGCGTCACCTCAGTTATTTGTGCTCATTGCATGACGATAAGCCTCATTGATTTTATCCATAGagcctggagccgcaccagctgcgtcgcTCTAGTTAATCCAttctcattgcatgaagataagtctCATGGGTCATTCCATCGAGCCTGAaatcgcaccagctgcgtcacTTCAGCATAAcgatgctcattgcatgaagataagtcCCGTAGGTTCTCTATCGGGCCTGGAATCGTACCAGCTACATTATTCCAGTCgaatccatactcattgtatgaaggtaagCCCTATAAATTAGGCCTGGATATGCGTCGACTGCATCCCTCCAGTAAGAATTCTCATCTAAGGGTCGCTCACtaaatccatgctcattgcaagAATATAATACACATAGGCTTCCTATAGGGCCTGGAAACGTACCAGCTACGTCTTTCCAGTACATACAAATCTTGACAAGATGCAAGCTAGTGTTGCATTTGCCCTAGATCAATTAAAAGGATTCGACTTCTCGAGTATCTAGGCACATTAAGCATATATCCATATGATCTGTCATCATTGCATTTGATTTGACATGATCAGATTGTGAAACTGTTACTTAACAGTCGAACAGTAAAACGTCGGCTCAGACATTCTCTAAGTCGAAACGCTTCTCATTTAAAGTCTAACTCGATGAAATACCGAGTCTACAACATTATGCAACTGGctcaacaacaatttaagtTTGTTCTTTACGGGGAAAGTCCCTAATCAAGTCTTCGACTCAATTAGGCgcttgggggctactgacgtggttatgactaaccatgTACACGACTCGATTATACCCGTTACGGCCCAGCTGGAAGCCTACCGtgactccaggagtctacatgccaaatcttgtgactcaagataagaaagtttaattagagtatatctttTTATTGTAACCGATttggactctaccttagaCCTGGGTTCTTGCATAGAAGGGGGAGCCAAGCAGACCTCAACTTAGCTAgaagtcgcctagacgcactcgccagatagaatctgtgcatctagcctGCGCGGCACCTCATTGTAATCCACTCATCAATacaagatcagacaagcaggacgtaggggtattacctcattgAGGgttctgaacctgggtaaatcgtgttcccTATGTCCTttttagccgacgagttcgccaacacatacACTCGAAACCTTtctagatacaagtccatTAATAtagacattgtcgaagtcacaaCTTCGTCAGCGGTGGCGTGGGCGGGTGTGACAGGACGGGGAAAGATTTGCGTGGGAGGAAgcgtgagagagagaggataCTTATGTTAGTCATACTGGCCACTGGCGTGCTCACGCTCAGGCCCATCAAACTGctaggaaaaaaaagtaaaaagaaTTAGGCTATGCACTGTGGCCTCATCTGTCAGACGagagagataaaaaaaagtgcGGAGTAAACGAGATAGCATGAGAAGACATGCATGTAGGACAGGGTCCACCGATCTCCGCTGATGAAATGGTGACAAGGATTAGGAAAAGTTGTAAATAAAAAAGATAGACAGGTGGCGAGTAAGTATCATGGGTGAAAATCACACAGAGGGTACTACGAGAATGAGAGAATGCCTCATTGAGATATGGATAAGAAATGTTTCTGAGACGCAGGAGTAGACCTATTGGGAAGATGGTGACGTGGAAGCCGTAAAAGACGTTGGGACTTGGGATCGGCCTAATCATTGACCAACTTCCGATAAGAAAAAGAACTACAGGTTCGAGGACAAATAGGCTTCATCTGtccaactttaactaaatttgaatatatctatacattaagtcatgttctaaacaaacttgagacatctttcgTTGGATACGGAGGAGCAGTAAGTTTTTCTAAAATATATAGCAGAAAAATACGCGGAgcgaaggaaaaagaaagctACACAATCGTTCAGGCTCGACGACTCCAGCCAACAAGCCCTGTCCCGGACCCGGCTGGAATCGATCGGCAGTTCCTAACCCGCTGCCACCAACCGTCTCCTCTCTTCGTCTCGCCGAGATATCTCTGGGGCACGCGTTCTCCTAAAGGTGCGATCGATCTTaactcaaagaaaaaaaaaaagggtgcgATCAATCGGTCTTCTGATTCGTGTTCCCTAGGTGCTGGCCGTCGTGAGCTGTGTTCTTTATTCCGTCGGGGCGGGGGAAATTGGTTCTTGATCTGTTCTTAGGATCCACGACAGTGGTAGAAATCGTTCGTGTGTGACAACGTATTTGCGATTCGCCCGCTTCGGCCTAGGGTCTGTTTCCGCTAGTTGTTGGTGGATGCGACTTGCGAGCAGTATTATTTTCGCCTAATCGTTGTTGAGAGGTGTTAGTTGTTCAGGCtgttcttgtgtttttttaacGCTGTTCTTGTGGTAATTAGGTAAGTTTATTAGAAAGAGATGTCATGCTTTATTGTATTAGACGATGGGGTGAATGTTGCTGCTATGGGAGCAGACCAGCTGTTCGATAAATTGTCTCCATGCGTTTTCCTACTCTAGCGCATCACCTTACCTATATAGAATGCAGTAACTTGCAATTTCTTCAATCTGGTTTGCTCAGCTACGGTTCGGAGAAAGCCCCCTCTACTTTAGCCAGGGCCATAACTGAGAATCTGGAGGCCGGGTAGGAAATATCGTATTAGGCCCTTAACATAACAAAAACCAAATATGGAACAAAATGTTTATATCTATCTATCATATCGGTAATAAAGTTGTTTCAAGAACTACATTTTATCAAAACATAATCTTGGAAGTCTGAACTGCTATTTCCTTTAAAAGGTACCCACCATCCTTGCTGCATTtccagataaaaaaaatcatactttagtttttttcctcttctgcAATCCACCAATCTTTCTCGTGTCATTCTACAAGTTCAATAATTTCAGTTCATAAATACTAAATTTACCAATACATGGAATTCAGCAAAATTCTAACTGCAATGGTTGCTCTGGCTGCTAGTCTAGTCCTCTTCTCCAACTTGGCAACTTCAATCGATGCATGAGAGAAGTCAACAATAGAGGAGATCGAACGAAAGAACACGTAGTTGTGAAACAGTGTGAGACATCATATATGAGAGAATGAAGATCGGAAGGGAATACTGGTAAAGATATTGGAGATTGAGAGTGAGCGTACCTATTTATTGCCAACAACGGAtcaattttggagaaattgcTAAAAGGTTAATCACCGGTTCTAGCTACAAGGTGGAGACTAGAGAACCAATAGAGTATGATGTGATTAGAAAATGAATTGCATTAGGCTCTGGaagatgaatatatatatatatatatttctttaGAGAGAAGAGATTGATTTATGGGAAAGCATGTTCATGGAGAGCACTCTGGTGAGTTAGATGGAAGTTAGCACAGTACTCCACTTAACAGAAAATTGGGGACCCTGCTGATTTGGGGGCCCTGTGCAGGCGCATATCCTGCACAGGTGTCTGATACGGGCCTGACTTTAGCAGAGGTAGCATGTCTTGCAGATGTCTATAATCTGTTCTGGGTCCAATTCTTGGGCAGCGTGTGCAATTTAGTTTGCTGAACCAACAGCACACTGTGTGTATGTATGTACAATTGCTTGTGAATTAAAATATAAGTCAATAACAACACACATGACATGCCTGTGTCTTTGATTCTTGAAATAGTCTGGTGGGGAATTCGTGGCTCCTTGTGCAAGAACTTTAGCTAGTATTAACGACCAATATCTCGAGTTCCAATGAAATTCTTGACATGATCTTTCTCCAATATCCAGCAATGTCTTTTGTTTAGTGTTTAGTGATTTTGACTTGGATTCAAATTCCAAAGGGGATTTTAGATAAGTTGTGATCCGCTACCGTTTTTGACACTAAATTAGTATCGTTAGATCCGTTTTCAATtgtagtttcataatatactaATTTGACGTCATATATGTTGCTACTTTCTCTAACAAAGTTGGTCAAACCTACAAaatttgacttaagacaaaacCTAAAAGTACACttatattctagaaaaaaaaagtacacttatattctagaaaaaaaaagtacacttatttgtggatgGAAAGATTAAACAATCAAATGGTCATTTTTTTCCATAATGACAGTTCTGTAGACTGGACCATGCTGTAACAACATAATGACATCTGCACTATCCTTAAGTCTCTTTATGTTCATCTAATGCTTAAGCTTTGTTGTTTATGTCAGGTTTGTATGCATGGCAAATGCAAGTAAGGTTGCTGAAGGGTCATCTCTGGCTGACGAATGGGATATGACGTCTCTGACTTCATCAGTATACACTTCTCCACTATTCCAAACAGGATTTGATTCAGTTCATGTCCCAAAATATGGGAATGTGAGTAGTCAGAAGGGGCCATATCCTGGATTATTTATATCAGATGACTTTGTGTTCCCTCCTAGCGAGCATGAGAATTTGCCAATAGAATTTGAGGTTGATGGATTGAATATTGACACAGAGGGTCTGGATGGTTGCCGTGCTCGGAATTCCGTTGAGGGCTGTAATGAACCACACCAAGAAGTTGATGATAACAGTGATGAAAATCCGTTTCTCAGCAGTGACTTCTCTTGTGTCAATGAAGCTACTAGCTCCGATTTAAAACTGTATGAAATACATGGTGATCAAGTGAAAAACAGTTCATGTGGCAAGTCTGATCTTCCTTGTGAAGGATGGTGGCAAAGGAAATCGACTCACGTTTTTCACCATATAAAGGGAGTGACTACAGTCTCCATTGTAGCAGCTGGTGCTTTGGTGGGCTTTGTCATCATGGGTCAGAGGTGGCAGCAGGACAGATGGCACCTTCATCAATTTCAGTTCAGCTTCAGCGGTGAGGTATGCTAGCTAACCTTTGTCTGATGCCTTTTTTGCGGGTGCTTTCAGTATTTCTTACGCACAATGTTTTTCTTGTATATATTTCTATGGAGACTTTGATAAACCATGTCAAAATTTGTAATATTTCTCATCTTATATGCTTACTATAGTCAGGAACATTCAGATTACATGAATTACATGATAGCTTCATGCATCTTGTTACTGATTAGAAGTTCTTCCTATGTGATTTAACATCcagaattttcagaaataaCACAAATCATTACTAAACTTATGGCATTCATCAACATTGTATGTTATGGGTTCATAGCACGCACAAGGGTAGGAACAAGAACAGTATTGGGAATGATAAGGTGCTTAACCAGGTCGGACCCCTAGCTGTCTGTTATTACTTATTACTTGTTTTGTGTATCTATATATAGTACATATTTCCTAAATACCTCTTttcatgtactctctccgttcctaaatataagaagtcctatATTTGTCCTAAGTAAAAaatttaaactttgaccaaagtttatagaaaaatgtactaacATTTACAGCTATaagttagttttattaaatccgtcatgatgtatattttcatagtgtagttattttgatattgtagatgttggtacgtttttctataaacttggtcaaactttaagaagtttgacttaggacaaagctaggatGTCTTATATAAGAGATACAGTAGTATTCATGTAAATGGAGGGGCATCCATCCTTATTTAATAAAGCAAGAAAGGATAAACAAGTCCGCACACCCTATTCTCCCAAAGCTTCCCAAGTAGAGGGTACTCGACCGTCCCCTAACCGCTATTTACCTAAAGGTGTACGAGCATACATCGCATGGATTATCACGGTGTTTTGGCTATTATGCTTATCAGCATGGTCATGCCTTTCCAGTTTGCACAAACGAAAGGATAAAGTCCCACTTTCAATTGTTA
This is a stretch of genomic DNA from Brachypodium distachyon strain Bd21 chromosome 1, Brachypodium_distachyon_v3.0, whole genome shotgun sequence. It encodes these proteins:
- the LOC100827914 gene encoding ATG8-interacting protein 1, with the protein product MANASKVAEGSSLADEWDMTSLTSSVYTSPLFQTGFDSVHVPKYGNVSSQKGPYPGLFISDDFVFPPSEHENLPIEFEVDGLNIDTEGLDGCRARNSVEGCNEPHQEVDDNSDENPFLSSDFSCVNEATSSDLKLYEIHGDQVKNSSCGKSDLPCEGWWQRKSTHVFHHIKGVTTVSIVAAGALVGFVIMGQRWQQDRWHLHQFQFSFSGESMNRVMGLFSRLKDGLPGSQQLRSLLPTRVFSQQPLSA